Proteins from a single region of Cystobacter fuscus DSM 2262:
- a CDS encoding Kelch repeat-containing protein — MRRQGSFLLSWLTVGLVWMVSGCRPDAPGAPVTAGAARLVAHLEQSPASANVERVSVTFSAAGLEPRTLELARVEGEWDGTMEELPAGDHRAFHAEAFGAGNSKLFVGEASDVTILAGQTARVDITLRPLLGPPPPRPPEVVSATSSADTATPSGTLTLRVEARDPQGSALGFSWSASLGTLGTPVNGASASEVAWKAPSCVSAGQTPSITATVSNALGLSTSRAFTFAGLPECPRLAPGSWSAIAGLSWGRESFSATLLPSGGVLVIGGVATPLAARMTEVYEPSLGISRLTGALRERRVWPTVTVLPSGKVLVAGGGTASAELYDPATGTSTPTGSMSEPRDSHTATLLPSGQVLVVGGWDGTTLATAELYDPATGTWRRVRSPLASHGGHTATLLPSGQVLVAGGDTTSAELYEPSTDTWSSVGSLHTSRMGHVALLLPSGRVWVTGGGDDPGASSEVFDPAAGTWSPAGRERDIAAAVVLPSGKVLVLLEGRGAELYDPTTESWSPTGPMVRPRYRASMVLLPSGEALVLGGDNDQAGAELYDPAANTWRSPASATLNRTAHTATLLPSGQVLVAGGGSPAGAVATAELFDPATNAWSTTGGMATPRREHTATLLPSGKVLVVGGAATGEPLRSAELYDPATGTWSPAADLETGISTALKPAAVLLRSGKVLLVAGALAALYDPGANTWAPTGGLLADHQTPTATLLPSGKVLVVGGAPSATAELYDPTTGTWSPAASPGQERRRHTATLLPSGKVLVAGGSPVDTAQLYEPATDTWSAAGKLPLAPRSSATATLLRSGKVLLVGGDDGEGGRWSNQYDPATNTWSASEDIGGQRAYHTATLLPSGQVLVVGGYAEGWALGMLYTP; from the coding sequence GTGCGACGTCAAGGTTCGTTCCTGTTGTCATGGTTGACCGTGGGGCTGGTGTGGATGGTCTCGGGTTGCCGTCCGGATGCGCCTGGCGCGCCCGTCACGGCGGGCGCGGCCCGGTTGGTGGCTCACCTCGAGCAGAGCCCTGCCTCGGCGAACGTGGAGCGGGTGTCCGTCACGTTCTCGGCGGCGGGCCTGGAGCCGCGCACCCTGGAGCTGGCGCGGGTGGAGGGCGAGTGGGACGGGACGATGGAGGAACTCCCCGCGGGCGACCACCGAGCCTTCCACGCGGAGGCCTTTGGCGCGGGGAACTCGAAGCTCTTCGTGGGCGAGGCCTCGGACGTCACCATCCTGGCGGGGCAGACGGCGCGGGTGGACATCACCCTGCGGCCGCTGCTGGGACCCCCGCCCCCCCGGCCGCCCGAGGTGGTGTCGGCCACGAGCTCCGCCGACACGGCGACCCCCTCGGGCACCCTCACGCTGCGCGTGGAGGCGAGGGATCCCCAGGGCAGCGCGCTCGGCTTCTCCTGGTCGGCGAGCCTGGGGACGCTGGGCACGCCGGTGAACGGCGCCTCGGCGAGCGAGGTGGCCTGGAAGGCGCCCTCGTGCGTGTCCGCCGGGCAGACGCCGTCCATCACCGCCACGGTGAGCAATGCGCTGGGGCTGTCCACGTCCCGCGCCTTCACCTTCGCCGGACTGCCCGAGTGCCCGCGGCTCGCGCCCGGCTCGTGGAGCGCCATCGCGGGGTTGAGCTGGGGCCGGGAGTCCTTCTCGGCGACGCTGCTGCCCTCGGGTGGGGTGCTGGTGATTGGCGGCGTGGCGACGCCGCTCGCCGCGCGGATGACGGAGGTGTACGAGCCGTCGCTGGGAATCTCCCGGTTGACGGGCGCATTGCGCGAGCGGCGGGTCTGGCCCACCGTCACCGTGCTGCCCTCGGGCAAGGTGCTGGTGGCGGGGGGCGGCACCGCCTCGGCCGAGCTGTACGATCCGGCGACAGGCACGAGCACCCCGACGGGCTCCATGTCCGAGCCGCGCGACTCGCACACGGCGACGCTGTTGCCATCGGGCCAGGTGCTGGTGGTGGGGGGCTGGGATGGCACCACTCTCGCGACGGCGGAGCTGTACGATCCCGCGACGGGCACGTGGAGGCGGGTGCGTTCTCCGCTCGCGAGCCACGGTGGCCATACGGCGACGCTGTTGCCCTCGGGCCAGGTGCTGGTGGCGGGGGGCGACACCACCTCGGCCGAACTGTACGAGCCGTCGACGGACACGTGGTCCTCCGTCGGCTCCCTGCATACGTCCCGGATGGGCCACGTGGCGCTGCTGCTGCCCTCGGGCAGGGTGTGGGTGACGGGGGGAGGGGACGACCCAGGGGCGAGTTCGGAGGTCTTCGATCCAGCGGCGGGCACGTGGTCTCCGGCGGGGCGGGAGCGCGACATCGCCGCGGCGGTGGTGCTGCCGTCGGGCAAGGTGTTGGTGCTGCTCGAGGGGCGGGGGGCGGAGCTGTACGATCCAACGACGGAGAGCTGGTCCCCCACCGGCCCCATGGTTCGGCCCCGCTATCGGGCCTCGATGGTGTTGCTGCCCTCGGGCGAGGCACTGGTGCTGGGAGGCGACAACGATCAGGCCGGCGCGGAGCTGTACGATCCGGCGGCGAACACCTGGCGCTCCCCGGCCTCGGCGACGCTGAACCGCACCGCGCACACGGCGACGCTGTTGCCCTCGGGCCAAGTGCTGGTGGCGGGGGGCGGCAGTCCGGCGGGCGCGGTGGCGACGGCGGAGCTGTTCGATCCGGCGACCAATGCCTGGTCCACCACGGGCGGCATGGCCACGCCCCGCCGCGAACACACGGCGACGCTGTTGCCCTCGGGCAAGGTGCTGGTGGTGGGGGGCGCGGCCACGGGCGAGCCCCTGCGCTCGGCGGAGCTGTACGATCCGGCGACGGGCACCTGGTCCCCGGCGGCGGACCTGGAGACGGGCATTTCCACGGCCCTGAAGCCCGCGGCGGTGCTGTTGCGCTCGGGCAAGGTGCTGCTGGTGGCGGGAGCGCTGGCGGCGCTGTACGACCCGGGGGCGAACACCTGGGCGCCGACGGGAGGCCTGCTCGCGGATCACCAGACGCCCACGGCGACGTTGCTGCCCTCGGGCAAGGTGCTGGTGGTGGGAGGCGCGCCGTCCGCCACGGCGGAGCTGTACGATCCAACGACGGGCACGTGGTCCCCGGCGGCGTCCCCGGGCCAGGAGCGCAGGCGGCACACGGCGACGTTGTTGCCCTCGGGCAAGGTGCTGGTGGCCGGCGGGTCTCCCGTCGACACGGCGCAGCTCTATGAGCCCGCGACGGACACCTGGTCCGCGGCGGGGAAGCTGCCCCTGGCGCCCCGCTCCAGCGCCACGGCGACGCTGTTGCGCTCGGGCAAGGTGCTGCTGGTGGGAGGGGATGACGGGGAGGGCGGGCGGTGGAGCAACCAGTACGATCCGGCCACCAACACCTGGAGCGCCTCGGAAGACATCGGCGGCCAGCGCGCGTACCACACGGCGACGCTGCTGCCCTCGGGGCAGGTGCTGGTGGTGGGCGGCTACGCCGAGGGCTGGGCCCTGGGCATGCTCTACACACCGTGA
- a CDS encoding glycosyltransferase has translation MRFLFCSLNSYGFLLSAIGTAVTLQERGHEIAFVTDTMLSGALARAGFPRIPRGTPDGPSFVIDGSGSPLEILRQVRHVERALEHFPADVLVTQPPAFGPYLVAERTGLPVATQGMAVYLWPTAVPPIDPLVREFVARRYRGFALTYDSVRELLGMKQRVRGLADNPMMGDLHLLRSVPEFEGDMDSLPPQVYCVGDCLWELPEKTEPALLEWIARARDSGEPILYAQPGRSFSGYEYWPSLVEAFGNTPVRVAASVGRMNAQMGEPPENFFVRPHVPQSVVLPHTRAVISSATTTSVLGALTHGLPLLLIPTDGGEQMDVLLRCMRAGVALRLSETVASSSPERLRASVEELLAREDLQRQAAVLQDAFRRAGGHARAAALLEELGRHGRGMEHEREGTSLFPRRGPREEPDAPAPRVGGGLLS, from the coding sequence ATGCGATTCCTCTTCTGCTCGCTCAACAGTTACGGATTCCTCCTCTCGGCCATCGGGACCGCAGTGACCCTGCAAGAGCGTGGCCATGAGATCGCCTTCGTGACCGACACGATGCTCTCGGGCGCGTTGGCTCGTGCGGGCTTCCCCCGGATTCCCCGGGGGACTCCGGATGGGCCGAGTTTCGTCATTGATGGCTCGGGTAGTCCCCTGGAGATCCTGCGCCAGGTCCGCCACGTGGAGCGGGCGCTGGAGCACTTCCCGGCGGATGTGTTGGTGACCCAGCCGCCTGCCTTCGGGCCGTACCTTGTCGCGGAGCGCACGGGGCTTCCCGTGGCAACGCAGGGAATGGCCGTCTACCTGTGGCCGACGGCGGTGCCGCCCATCGATCCCCTGGTACGGGAGTTCGTGGCCCGCCGCTATCGGGGCTTCGCGCTGACCTATGACTCGGTTCGCGAACTGCTCGGCATGAAGCAGCGGGTGCGGGGCCTCGCGGACAATCCCATGATGGGAGACCTGCATCTGCTGCGGAGCGTGCCGGAGTTCGAAGGGGACATGGACAGCTTGCCCCCCCAGGTGTACTGCGTGGGAGACTGCCTCTGGGAGCTGCCGGAGAAGACCGAGCCCGCGCTCCTCGAGTGGATTGCACGAGCGCGGGATTCCGGCGAGCCGATCCTCTATGCGCAGCCCGGGCGATCCTTCTCGGGATATGAGTACTGGCCCAGCCTGGTAGAGGCGTTCGGAAACACACCCGTGCGTGTGGCCGCTTCCGTGGGACGCATGAATGCCCAAATGGGCGAGCCGCCGGAGAACTTCTTCGTCCGGCCTCACGTGCCACAGTCGGTCGTCCTGCCCCATACGCGAGCCGTCATCTCCAGCGCCACCACCACCTCCGTGCTCGGAGCCCTCACCCATGGCCTGCCACTCCTGCTGATTCCGACGGACGGAGGCGAGCAGATGGACGTGCTGCTACGCTGCATGCGTGCCGGGGTCGCACTCCGCCTGTCCGAAACAGTGGCCAGTTCCAGCCCCGAGCGGCTCCGCGCTTCGGTGGAGGAGTTGCTGGCTCGGGAGGATCTCCAGCGACAGGCCGCTGTACTCCAGGACGCGTTCCGGAGAGCTGGTGGACACGCGCGGGCAGCCGCGCTCCTCGAGGAGTTGGGGCGGCACGGGCGCGGCATGGAGCATGAAAGGGAGGGGACATCCCTCTTTCCAAGGCGAGGACCGAGAGAGGAGCCCGACGCCCCCGCCCCGAGAGTGGGCGGTGGGCTCCTCTCTTAG
- a CDS encoding type 2 lanthipeptide synthetase LanM family protein, which yields MEEHVLHNPVWHRSTTLQERVRVLRKRSFGCTDEARSDLARAARRLTRWRSRASLERDDDFSHRLALDGLNEEQLLRLLGEPAEILAARQGPPPEWVSRLLRSLSQPAAADTDQEQLTRRFSPTSAAFLSLLQPLISEGRSRLEEKLRRLVARHPGAPLGLASAAALCLPYLYARLHELQVRTLVLEMNVARLEGLLTGGSAEERFQSFIERMRQPAQLRSLLAEYPVLARRLVACVDTWVSTSFEMLERLTGDFQEIRLALSPNREPGELTGCEPGAGDAHRGGRTVVLLTFSSGLRLVYKPRSLAVAVHFQELLTWLDDRGATPALRTTRILDRGSYGWVEFIERSPCRSIEEVRRFYERQGGYLALLYVLEATDAHLENIIAAGEHPVLIDHESLFHSHFPVEGADRAGRQADLALAESVLRVGLLPTRSWADEDSEGIDFSALGAKAGQLSPGAAPIVEGVGTDEMRIIRKRVAVDGSSNLPMLEGVEVGVLPYADAFKGGFSRMYRLLLEHRDELLDANGPLSRFATDEVRIIVRPTYLYHLMLRESAHPDNLRDALDLDGFFDRLWKTLEHMPYSRPLIPYEREDLWRDDIPFFTSRPRSRDIWSSNGQRLPDFFPASGLELSRQRIETLSEEDLSQQLWFIEASFTAISVTMGGGLLPSRPLKEAAVPASRERLLARAETLGDRLAELAYRRAGSASWIGLMPVAERYWLPTPLGIDLYSGLSGVALFLAWLGELTGKGHYTEVAWETLASIRQRLEEDKSLPGTFGAFGDCGVLHALAHLGALWNEPRLWDEAEALLARLPALIDKDKKHDVFGGAAGCILLLLGLDRCRPSSRARELAVRCGEQLLASAQTMEQGLGWPTPLGPSPLTGLLHGASGIAWALFELATATGEERFRTTARRALEYERAHFSPEAGNWRDLRAEPAPGGFMVSLCHGAPGVGLARLFMLPNLDAEQAHEELSAAVATTLARGFGGTHSLCHGDLGNLEFLMLAEKVLGQSALGHERQRLAAAILTSIEEAGVLCGVPLGVETPGFMTGLAGVGYALLRLAEPERVPSVLALELPGYIRRIVSRPERKD from the coding sequence TTGGAGGAGCACGTCCTGCACAACCCTGTCTGGCATCGCAGCACGACGCTGCAGGAGCGGGTGCGGGTGCTTCGCAAGCGCTCGTTCGGATGCACGGACGAGGCGAGAAGCGATCTGGCCCGTGCCGCGCGTCGGCTCACACGCTGGCGCTCCCGGGCCTCACTCGAGCGCGACGATGACTTCTCCCACCGGCTCGCACTGGACGGACTGAACGAGGAGCAATTGCTGCGCTTGCTCGGTGAGCCCGCGGAGATATTGGCCGCACGCCAGGGCCCTCCCCCTGAATGGGTATCACGGCTGTTGCGGAGCCTGAGCCAGCCAGCAGCGGCCGATACGGACCAGGAGCAACTGACCCGTCGCTTCTCCCCGACGTCGGCCGCGTTCCTCTCGTTGCTTCAGCCGCTCATCTCGGAGGGCCGGTCTCGCCTCGAAGAGAAGCTGCGCCGATTGGTGGCCCGTCACCCGGGCGCTCCCCTTGGACTGGCGTCCGCTGCCGCGCTCTGCCTGCCGTACCTCTACGCGCGGCTGCACGAGCTGCAGGTTCGGACCCTGGTTCTCGAAATGAACGTCGCCCGTCTCGAGGGGCTCCTGACGGGAGGGAGCGCGGAGGAGCGCTTCCAGAGCTTCATCGAACGGATGCGTCAACCCGCACAGCTGCGCTCCCTGCTCGCAGAGTATCCCGTGTTGGCCCGGCGACTCGTCGCCTGCGTCGACACCTGGGTCTCCACCAGCTTCGAGATGTTGGAGCGGCTCACCGGGGACTTCCAGGAGATCCGCCTGGCGCTGAGCCCGAATCGGGAGCCCGGCGAGCTCACCGGCTGCGAGCCTGGTGCCGGAGATGCTCACCGCGGGGGCCGAACCGTCGTGCTCCTCACCTTCTCGTCGGGCCTGCGCCTCGTCTACAAGCCGCGCTCGCTGGCGGTCGCGGTCCACTTCCAGGAGTTGCTGACGTGGCTGGATGATCGGGGCGCCACCCCAGCGCTGCGGACCACCCGTATCCTCGACCGGGGCTCATATGGTTGGGTCGAGTTCATCGAGCGGAGTCCCTGTCGCTCCATCGAAGAGGTCCGCCGTTTCTACGAGAGGCAGGGCGGCTATCTCGCGCTGCTCTATGTGCTCGAGGCAACGGACGCGCACCTCGAGAACATCATCGCGGCGGGGGAGCACCCCGTGCTCATCGACCACGAGTCGCTCTTCCACTCGCACTTCCCCGTGGAAGGCGCCGACAGGGCCGGCCGGCAGGCCGACCTTGCTCTCGCGGAGTCGGTGCTACGCGTGGGGCTCCTGCCGACTCGGAGCTGGGCAGATGAGGACTCGGAAGGCATTGACTTCAGTGCCCTCGGCGCAAAAGCCGGGCAACTCTCTCCGGGCGCCGCGCCGATCGTGGAAGGGGTCGGAACGGACGAGATGCGAATCATCCGCAAGCGGGTCGCGGTCGATGGCAGCTCCAACCTCCCCATGTTGGAGGGGGTCGAGGTTGGCGTGCTCCCCTACGCTGACGCCTTCAAGGGGGGCTTCTCCCGGATGTACCGGCTGCTATTGGAGCACCGGGACGAGCTGCTCGATGCCAATGGCCCCCTCTCCCGGTTCGCCACCGACGAGGTGCGCATCATCGTGCGGCCCACCTATCTGTACCACCTGATGCTGCGCGAGAGCGCCCATCCGGACAACCTGCGCGACGCGCTGGACCTGGATGGCTTCTTCGATCGTCTCTGGAAGACACTGGAGCACATGCCCTACTCGCGCCCCCTCATTCCTTACGAGCGGGAGGATCTCTGGCGGGACGATATTCCCTTCTTCACCTCCCGCCCCCGCTCCCGCGACATCTGGAGCAGCAACGGCCAGCGGCTGCCAGACTTCTTCCCCGCCTCGGGTCTGGAGTTGTCCCGGCAGCGCATCGAGACGCTCTCGGAGGAAGACCTCTCCCAGCAGCTCTGGTTCATCGAGGCCTCTTTCACGGCGATCTCCGTAACGATGGGCGGCGGGCTGCTGCCGAGCCGTCCGTTGAAGGAGGCGGCGGTACCAGCGAGCCGGGAACGCCTTCTGGCACGTGCGGAAACCCTCGGCGACAGGCTCGCGGAGCTGGCCTACCGTCGTGCGGGGAGCGCCTCGTGGATCGGCCTCATGCCCGTGGCCGAGCGGTATTGGTTGCCGACCCCACTGGGCATCGACCTGTACAGCGGCCTGTCCGGGGTGGCGCTCTTCCTTGCCTGGCTCGGCGAGCTCACCGGCAAGGGGCATTACACGGAGGTCGCCTGGGAGACACTCGCCTCGATCCGACAGCGGCTCGAGGAAGACAAGTCCCTACCGGGCACCTTCGGCGCCTTCGGGGATTGCGGCGTCCTTCATGCGTTGGCGCACCTCGGCGCGCTTTGGAACGAGCCACGGCTCTGGGATGAAGCCGAAGCGCTCCTAGCGCGGCTGCCCGCACTCATCGACAAGGACAAGAAACATGATGTCTTTGGCGGCGCGGCGGGGTGCATCCTGCTCCTGCTGGGACTCGATCGCTGCCGTCCCTCGTCCCGTGCACGCGAGCTGGCTGTCCGGTGCGGGGAACAACTCCTCGCGTCGGCACAGACCATGGAGCAGGGTCTTGGGTGGCCTACCCCGCTGGGCCCGAGTCCCCTCACCGGGCTCTTGCACGGCGCATCCGGCATCGCCTGGGCCCTCTTCGAACTCGCGACGGCGACGGGAGAGGAGCGCTTCCGGACGACGGCACGACGAGCGCTGGAGTACGAGCGTGCCCACTTCTCGCCGGAAGCTGGCAACTGGCGGGACCTGCGTGCCGAGCCAGCGCCGGGTGGATTCATGGTGTCCCTGTGCCACGGTGCTCCCGGGGTGGGTCTCGCACGGCTGTTCATGCTCCCGAACCTCGATGCTGAGCAGGCGCACGAGGAACTCTCGGCCGCCGTGGCCACGACCCTGGCTCGGGGCTTCGGTGGCACCCATTCCCTGTGCCACGGCGACCTCGGAAACCTCGAGTTCCTGATGCTCGCGGAGAAGGTCCTGGGACAGAGCGCACTCGGCCACGAGCGGCAACGGCTCGCCGCTGCAATCCTCACCAGCATCGAGGAGGCCGGGGTCCTCTGCGGGGTTCCGTTGGGCGTGGAGACTCCGGGCTTCATGACGGGGCTCGCTGGCGTGGGCTACGCGCTGCTCAGGCTCGCGGAACCAGAGCGTGTCCCCTCGGTCCTCGCGCTGGAGTTGCCAGGATACATCCGGCGTATCGTTTCCAGGCCAGAGAGGAAGGACTGA
- a CDS encoding mersacidin/lichenicidin family type 2 lantibiotic, with the protein MSKKVIQVWKDEDFRLSMTEEERARFPDNPAGLLELTDEALDALVHGAAGVNASCGWSSCNRTN; encoded by the coding sequence ATGTCGAAGAAGGTAATCCAAGTCTGGAAGGATGAAGACTTCCGCCTGTCAATGACGGAGGAGGAACGCGCGCGGTTCCCCGACAACCCAGCTGGTCTCCTGGAACTGACCGATGAGGCACTCGATGCTCTCGTCCACGGAGCTGCGGGGGTGAACGCCTCCTGCGGCTGGAGTAGCTGCAATAGAACCAACTAG
- a CDS encoding BadF/BadG/BcrA/BcrD ATPase family protein has translation MTCDLVVDGGGSTTRLGLAIEGRLLTRLEGPSCNEQTSGGRGMEVLAGLLERLWRERPVGVERISTACLALSNAGTRQALQETGAALRALAERGLEPLRAERLWLMNDIVPPVAAGACDLVAICGTGTGYAAMSPEGHWARASGMEYLLSDEGGGFDIGRRGLAAVVRMQDGRGPVTSLAEAAEAWAGEDPREATRAERLCTRVHATGSPKHTVASFAPAVLAAAAQGDTVARTILAEAARELAAGITAVASRCHLKGTVRVGLGGSLLLAREGLLRRELTAMLSSLEWQWLELPGDPLDSVARLAHRLTHEPGRLAKVPLAFDLRAAGEWRARGGVAAAHAR, from the coding sequence ATGACGTGCGATCTCGTCGTGGACGGAGGTGGCTCCACCACCCGCCTGGGGCTCGCCATCGAGGGCCGGCTCCTCACCCGGCTCGAGGGGCCGAGCTGCAACGAGCAGACCAGTGGGGGCCGGGGCATGGAGGTCCTCGCCGGGCTGCTCGAGCGGCTGTGGCGCGAACGGCCGGTGGGGGTGGAGCGCATTTCCACCGCGTGCCTGGCCCTGTCGAATGCCGGGACACGCCAGGCGCTCCAGGAGACGGGGGCCGCCCTGCGCGCCCTGGCGGAGCGCGGGTTGGAGCCCCTTCGGGCCGAGCGGCTGTGGCTGATGAATGACATCGTTCCCCCGGTCGCGGCCGGAGCGTGTGACCTGGTCGCCATCTGCGGAACGGGCACGGGCTACGCCGCCATGTCGCCCGAGGGGCACTGGGCCCGGGCCTCCGGCATGGAGTACCTGCTCAGTGACGAGGGAGGAGGCTTCGACATCGGCCGCCGGGGTCTGGCCGCCGTGGTGCGGATGCAGGATGGCCGGGGGCCGGTGACGAGCCTCGCCGAGGCGGCCGAGGCCTGGGCGGGCGAGGACCCCCGCGAGGCCACCCGCGCCGAGCGCCTGTGCACGCGGGTACATGCCACGGGCTCGCCCAAGCACACCGTGGCCAGCTTCGCTCCGGCGGTGCTGGCCGCGGCGGCCCAGGGAGACACCGTGGCCAGGACGATCCTCGCCGAGGCGGCCCGGGAGCTGGCGGCCGGCATCACCGCCGTGGCGTCCCGGTGCCACCTGAAGGGAACCGTCCGCGTCGGGCTGGGCGGCTCCCTGCTGCTGGCCCGCGAGGGACTGCTGCGCCGCGAGCTGACGGCCATGCTGTCCTCCCTGGAGTGGCAGTGGCTGGAGCTCCCCGGGGATCCGCTGGACTCGGTGGCCCGCCTGGCCCACCGGCTGACGCACGAGCCCGGCCGCCTGGCGAAGGTGCCCCTGGCCTTCGATCTTCGTGCCGCGGGAGAGTGGCGTGCGCGTGGAGGCGTTGCCGCCGCCCACGCAAGATGA
- a CDS encoding MFS transporter yields MKETTSSPEGVPPATSPSRWPIVGIVLAYAAWGVFWGAWGALLPAVKEATGSGERELGLALLGVAVGAMPAMLLFGPWVDRLRNRALPLTLAAFAVAVVPLGLVTSPWALGIALVFVGATSGALDIALNARIASLEAAMGHKLFNMAHAAFPIAVVFASTGAGLGRQLALPVPLLISVMALLVFLTVPANLARLPVPAHKDSAPKERPHGASLLLSLGLLGAAVHLVENAVEQWSALYLETVLGAPPVLGGTGPAVYMGSLFCGRLVAQKLATRIDGRTQLSLAGVSAAAGLLLVLTATQPVVALVGFAVAGLGMAGGVPTVFSMTTEITEPSAHGAAIARVTLLAYLGYLISPPLCGAIAHLWGLRATWGMLAGAGAVLAVAAFALPRLQPRVVAS; encoded by the coding sequence ATGAAGGAGACAACGAGCAGTCCGGAGGGAGTCCCCCCGGCGACGAGCCCCTCGCGGTGGCCCATTGTTGGCATCGTCCTGGCCTATGCGGCCTGGGGCGTCTTCTGGGGCGCCTGGGGGGCCCTGCTGCCCGCCGTGAAGGAAGCGACGGGTTCCGGCGAGCGGGAGCTGGGGCTGGCGCTGCTGGGCGTGGCGGTGGGCGCCATGCCGGCGATGCTCCTGTTCGGTCCGTGGGTGGACCGGCTGCGCAACCGGGCGCTGCCGCTGACCCTGGCCGCCTTCGCCGTGGCCGTGGTGCCCCTGGGACTCGTCACCTCGCCCTGGGCGCTGGGCATCGCGCTCGTCTTCGTCGGCGCCACCTCGGGAGCGCTCGACATCGCGCTCAACGCGCGCATCGCGTCCCTGGAGGCGGCGATGGGGCACAAGCTGTTCAACATGGCCCACGCGGCCTTTCCCATCGCCGTCGTCTTCGCCAGCACCGGCGCGGGCCTCGGCCGTCAGCTCGCGCTGCCCGTGCCCCTGCTCATCTCCGTGATGGCGCTCCTGGTGTTCCTCACCGTGCCCGCCAACCTGGCCCGGCTCCCCGTGCCGGCCCACAAGGACAGCGCGCCCAAGGAGAGGCCACACGGTGCCTCGCTCCTGCTGAGCCTGGGCTTGCTGGGCGCCGCGGTGCACCTGGTGGAGAACGCGGTCGAGCAGTGGTCCGCCCTGTATCTGGAGACGGTGCTCGGCGCCCCGCCGGTGCTCGGAGGCACGGGCCCCGCGGTCTACATGGGCAGCCTGTTCTGCGGCCGGCTCGTGGCCCAGAAACTGGCCACGAGGATCGACGGGAGGACCCAGCTCTCCCTGGCCGGCGTCAGCGCCGCGGCCGGCCTGTTGCTGGTGCTCACCGCCACCCAGCCCGTCGTCGCCCTGGTGGGCTTCGCGGTGGCGGGCCTCGGCATGGCGGGCGGCGTCCCCACGGTGTTCAGCATGACCACCGAAATCACCGAGCCCTCGGCCCATGGTGCCGCCATCGCGCGGGTCACCCTGCTCGCCTACCTCGGCTATCTGATCAGCCCGCCCCTGTGTGGGGCCATTGCCCATCTCTGGGGGCTGCGGGCCACCTGGGGCATGCTCGCGGGGGCCGGGGCGGTGCTGGCGGTGGCGGCGTTCGCCCTGCCCCGGCTCCAGCCCCGGGTGGTCGCCTCATGA
- a CDS encoding alcohol dehydrogenase catalytic domain-containing protein: MPSPETRTPEVGEARPELRHVALTPEGPQLRPGLAWSPRHPAGVMVRPLVLGICRSDYKEAARQRQGASQFGHEVVGEVVARWGKAPFEVGEWVCLDPNRPLNRGTAFADLMPADGTEQELTEALHRVPGSVRLERAVFAEPLACAVHCLDQVTRALGGQVSGSEVLVVGAGIAGTLIALSAQAAGATVSLRNAGVDKLEFLRATGLLPAGALGQDEPPRTPPRAIVLATAFIEARWLRWALDTVAPDGVILLYGGTQATDRFTEEGVALELDSLRRQEGTAHVRWGQKNLTVAGSYGTEPSCFERGLRWLAAPDTTWALERLVLRRIGLTELPVELRAEGPRARPGKVLVVP; the protein is encoded by the coding sequence ATGCCCTCGCCTGAGACGCGGACGCCAGAAGTGGGTGAAGCGCGCCCGGAACTGCGGCACGTGGCCCTGACGCCCGAGGGCCCCCAGCTCCGCCCGGGGCTGGCCTGGTCCCCCCGCCACCCGGCGGGCGTGATGGTGCGGCCCCTGGTGCTGGGCATCTGCCGCTCCGACTACAAGGAGGCCGCGCGGCAGCGCCAGGGGGCGAGCCAGTTCGGCCATGAAGTCGTGGGAGAGGTGGTCGCGCGCTGGGGCAAGGCTCCCTTCGAGGTGGGAGAGTGGGTGTGCCTGGATCCCAACCGCCCCCTCAACCGGGGAACGGCCTTCGCCGACCTCATGCCGGCCGATGGCACGGAGCAGGAGCTGACCGAGGCCCTGCACCGGGTCCCCGGCAGCGTGCGTCTGGAGCGGGCGGTCTTCGCGGAGCCGCTCGCCTGCGCGGTGCACTGTCTGGACCAGGTGACGCGGGCGCTGGGAGGCCAGGTCTCCGGAAGCGAGGTGCTCGTGGTGGGCGCGGGCATCGCCGGTACGCTCATCGCCCTGTCGGCCCAGGCCGCGGGCGCCACGGTCAGCCTGCGCAACGCGGGCGTGGACAAGCTGGAGTTCCTGCGCGCCACCGGGCTGCTGCCCGCCGGGGCCCTCGGCCAGGACGAGCCGCCCCGGACGCCTCCGCGGGCCATCGTGCTGGCGACCGCCTTCATCGAGGCCCGCTGGCTGCGCTGGGCCCTGGACACCGTGGCGCCCGACGGCGTCATCCTCCTGTATGGGGGAACGCAGGCCACGGATCGCTTCACCGAGGAAGGGGTCGCGCTCGAGCTGGACTCCTTGCGCCGCCAGGAGGGCACCGCCCACGTGCGCTGGGGGCAGAAGAACCTGACGGTCGCGGGCAGCTATGGCACCGAACCATCTTGTTTTGAACGAGGCCTGCGGTGGCTGGCGGCACCGGACACCACATGGGCGTTGGAGCGGCTGGTTCTGCGGCGTATTGGCCTGACGGAACTGCCCGTGGAATTGAGGGCGGAAGGGCCTCGAGCGCGGCCCGGAAAGGTATTGGTCGTGCCATGA